The nucleotide sequence ACGTACCAGCCGACGCAGAACAACCCCACTAACAGCGTCCGCTTAAACGTCAACGCCACCATCAGTAAATGGAGCAATATGGCGACTGCGCATCCCATTCGCAACCACGGAGCATGCACCCAGGGATTGCGAAAGACGAGAAAACAGCTTAACAGCGCCACGGTGAGCAGGGAGAAGCCAAAATAGTTGATCCGATCCTGCACGAACGTGGAAAAAAACGGCGTGAGCGGATTGGCACCCGGCTCGTGGGGATCAATACATAACAGGAACAGCAGCCCAATGCACAATTGGACCCCACCTCCGACCAGCAGAGCTCGCAAGATCGTCACAATTTGGGTCTTATCTTTGAGAATATTCAGAACAAGTACGTACAAACTACTCACTTCAAAAAACTTGAACAGATAGAGCAGACACACGGTGGCTTGCCCCCCACGCAACGTACTCAAGTTCACGAGAATGGAGGCGCCGCCCCAGAGGACAAATCCCATCAGAGCACGCACGCTCGGATCGATCCGCAATGCGAGTCTCCCCTGTAAACATTGGCGGAATAACAAGCCGCACCAGAGCGAAAGAATGAGTAGGTCGTACAAACTAATTGACACCGGCTGCCCCGACTCATGGCCAAAGATGCCGGTCCGCACGCCTGGCGTAATGATGGCTCCGAGATTGATTTCCGGCGACACGGGAAGACAGATCGCGAGCAAGAGCAAGCCATGGTAATCGTTCAGTGCGCAGACGAGACATAGACCAAGAGCGATGGGGAGCAGACAAGCCTGCGGCAACTCAATGGCCGTCCCACACCACGCGGCCACGACGACTACAGCGACCAGCCACCATTGCCGGCGTACCGCGAGGGCTGTGCTTTCGTGTACTGTATCAGTCACTATTGCGTCCTATCGACGCTGAGCGTGTAATTGAACCACCTGAAATCCATCCCCTTCACACAACAACTCGCTCCGATACCCGACGCGCTGAAACGCTTCCAAGTGTTCCTGCTCGGCAGGCCCAAACGTGTAAACAATGGCCTCCACATACTCGTGGCCCACCGCCGGCAATGCGCGCACGACGTCATTTAAATTCCGCCACCGCACATTGAGCCCCCCATACAGAATCGGCTTCGGATTCGTTGTGATGACGGCAGGATTTTCCAGATGCTGTAGTTCCAAATGCCGAGTCACACGCTGATAGCAGGCCATAATACTTTGTTGCACTGTCGGCCGCAAGTAGGTCGCCGTTCGCTGGTAACCGACATAGACAAGCGATGCGCACCCCAGCAATAACAGCACTGCGGCAACAATCGGCCTCCCCCAGACCGAGCACCGATTCAACATGCAATCAAAGCTTGCCCCAACCATGACGGCGAGCGGGATCGTCAGCGGCACGAGATACCGATTACTGACTCCGAACACCAGATAGCCAAGGGAGGGAAGTGCAAGGCCGCTCGACAACCAAAATAATCCAACAGCGGATTCCCGCGCTCTTGCAACGAAACACATACACACACCGAGCAACGGGAAGAGGAAAAAAGGAAACACCTGCAACGACGGCAAACTATAACAAAAAAACCGCACATTCTTGACGATGCGTTTCAGAAAAAACGTCGGCTTGACGGTTGCTAAGTGCCAAAGAATTTGCAGATCCGACAATCCTGCAGGAACTTCTGCACCTGAAAATTCGCTTTGAAAGGACAGCTCCGCATCGCGCAGCACGGCTTGAAAGTCTCCACTCTTCCCCATCCCTTCAAATTGGAAGAGATCGCCCCCGACTTCCAGCATCCGAACGAGCTTCCCCCCCACTACATTGCCGGGATCCAGAGCGTCAAACCACCACTGCTTCCCCACCTGTGCCAGCGTAATGGGAGCGGCATAGCAAAGAATCAATAACCAACCGGTGGACCAACGAATGCGACGCCACCGCAGCAAACCAAGCAACGTTCCGCAGAGACCCACAGCCAAGAGCAGCCCCTCGGCGCGGGCCCAAAGCGCAGCGCCGACAGACGCCCCCGCTGCAAGCATCATCCCTACACGTTGGCTTTGAACAGCGCTCCACAGACACCAGGCCGCCGTTGTAAAAAAGGCTAAATAGAGCACTTGCGTGCCGGAATAGAGGATCGTCACATTTGTGGCCGGCAACACGGCTAAGAGGTAAAGGAGCAAGCACGCCGCACGATTACCAAACAGGGTTTTCGTGAGTTGACCCGTGGCGAAACCAAGCCACATCGCGGAACACAAGTGGACGACGCAATCGATCCACTCGGGATCATGAAGCAACGCAAAGAACGGCGCGCTAACGAACGAGTAAAGCGGCAGCAACGTCAGCGGCGTAAAATCGTTTTGAAAGCTGAATGTTCCGCGCTCATAGAGATTGCGCGCCGCAATGAGATACAGTGATTCATCAAAGCCGAGCGACGACTTCCACCACAGCCAAAAAAACTGTGCGCTCGTGAACACGACCATGCCCCAAAACAAAGACCGCGACATCGAACGGATATGTTGATTCTGGTCGGGGCGAGCGACCGGCGCGGGTTCCATGAGACGATCTTTGTTGATCACGAACGGCACTCCTGGTGCTCTGATGGTGGGGCACAACCGGCCTGAGTCCCTGACGCAGACTCATCTTTGAGCGCCATATACTGAGCCATGGTGCGCAAGCGAACTGAGAGGATAGAAATGCGGGCAGTCAGAAAAACGAGAAAAGCGATGATCACGACAAACGTCATCAACGACAACGCCGAAACCGGATAGATCGCGCCCAACAAATGCGTCACTTTCAACAATACCCGTTCGGCGGCCATGAAGAAAATGGTGACAGCGGCTCCACCCAACCACGCAACACCATATTCGACCTCCATAGCACGGCGACGCATGAGCAACAGCACGATGGCCATGAGCAGTAAAGCCAAACAAATGATAATAAACCGCCCCGTAAAATTCATCGCAGCGCCCGCCTAACACTAATGGCTTTGATCAGCAAGACAACCGTGAGCAAGACGGTTTTGAACGGGTAAAAAGAAGCGTGCGTCAGCGAATGCATCGAAACTCCGGCAAGTCGTGGACGTGCTTGGATCGGAATTTCCACGACACGAGCGCCGCGCCAGATCAGATACACGATAGTTTCCGCGTTAAAATCGCCTAACGTCTCTTGGACGAGCCAGTGCATCCCTCTCCGTGTGAGCAGCCGCAAACCGCTTGTCGTATCGGTGAAACGATGTCCGGTTAGCAACGAAACAAAGCACGCAAAGAGCACGCTCCCCCAATGACGCAACCGACTGGCCGGCAATGCCATGCCCCTCTGCAGATACCGCGAGCCGATCACCATATCCGCCCCGGTTGTGCCTCGTTCATGGATCAGGCGAACAAGTGCTTCCGGATCATGCTGCCCGTCTGCATCAAAAAAAATGCAAAATGCATAATCGCGCTGCAATGCGTACCGCATCCCCGTTTGTAAGGCTGTGGCATATCCCAAATTGCACGGATGTGTCACGCACAGCACTCCTTGGGAGATCGCAATACCCCTCGTTTGATCATCGCTGGCATCATCGACGACCAAGACATCCACATCACACGTTTCCCGCCGACCTGGCATCAGCAACGCACGCAACACAGCTTCCAGATTGGTTCCTTCATTATAGGCGGGAATGATAATAAGACCTTTCCTCATGACAGACACTCCCTCAAGAGCGGCTCCATGCGGTCGCAGGTAGTCCGGATATCGTATCGAAATCCGAATCGCTCCGGATATTGCAACACTTGAATGACCTCCGTGACATGGATCGCAAGCGACGCGGAAAGGCGATGGGGGCGCCGCGCTTGCAGCGCACTGACCATCTCTACAGGACCGCGACAAAAATCAATCGGTTTATAACGCCCGGAACTGCGCAATGTCGGCTTCCGGGCAAAGGGCACCTTCCAATTCAACTGCCAGTGATGCCCCCAATTCCATGGGATCCAATTCAACCAACGCTCCCACCGCGTGCGCCAGTGCTCAAAACGATACTCGAATGCTCCACAAAGCCGCCGCTGTACATGGTGCCGAATGTATACCGGTGCAGCATCGTCACGAATATCTTTCGTGTACAACACTCCCTCATCCCCGACAATCATCAACGATTTATCCAGTGGGGCGACAATACTGGTCGTTGCGCGTGCAACAATGCGCTCATCAAATTCGAGACAGCCCAAAGTAAAATCCGGCGTGCGGGAATCAACGGCGATCCCCTTATCCGGTATTTGACACGAGGCAAAGGCCGTCACGCGCCGGACGGGGCCAAAGAACGCAACGAGCCACGTCAGAAAATAGGCCGCATGTTCATATGTACAGCCCACTTCAAATTCGTCTTTTGCAGGCCATTGCGCTCCCGAGCAGCTTCGCCAATTCCATGGTTGTTGACGCGACGTCATACCCGCATCGAAATTGACATACACGAGACGAACCGTGCCGATCGCTCCGGCACTGAGCGCGTGCCAAATCGTTTGCGCCGTTTCCCCCAACACACTGCAGGGAGCGGATCCTAAGGCCACGCCTTTGGTCTGCGCCAATGCCATCAGCTCGGCCGCGCCCGCCGGATCCATGGCAACCGGCTTTTCCGAATAGACATGTTTACCGGCCAACAAACAGGCACGATTCGTCTCGTAATGACTCCGCGGATTAGTCAGGTTGATCACCATCTCGATGGAGGCATCATGCAGCAAGGCATCCAGGCTCTCAAACGCGTTGACACCATAGTACGCGCGGAATGCGCCCAATCGTTCCGGATCGCGATCGAAAACGCCGCACAATTCTAACTCAGGATGACAAGAGCATGTCGCCATATAGAAATCGGCCACATATCCACAGCCCAGAATCGCGACGCGCATGAATTCCCCCAGCTTCTATGATGTCCGTCCGAAACACGTCGACCGCGCCGAACCGCCAGAGGGTTCGGCAAGCATGCGTTCAATTTGAAGCAAGACGTTTACATTGCGCACCGCATCTCGCAGCAACGGCGTTTCTCCGCGCCGACTCGCCGCGCCTTCGCGAAGATGCCGAAATGCCTCACAGACTCCATAATGGTCGTGAAAGAACCGTTGCGTCTGACCATTTATATTGAGCGTCGAAAAGTCGTGAATGACGGCATTCAAATGATCTCCCACAACAATAAGGCGCTCTTTAACGTCCCAGGCCCGATCCCCTCTCGTGGAAAATGACAACGTCCCGACCGCGCGATTTTCCAATTGCAGATTGACAACAAAAGAAAGAGCCGTTGAATTCTGCATCCGTGACTCGCACACCGCCGACATAACTTGTACCGCCACGACCTTGGCACCGCCGAGGTACTCGATCAGGTCCAGATAATGACAACACGCCATGTGCAGCACGCCGCCCCCTGAGCGGCGATCCGCTGTGCCTGGCGGGATCGCAGAACCAAAATTCACCAGATAATGGAGCAGCAACGCGCTCCCACATCGCTGATAGGCCGGATGCCGTCGCAATGCCTGTATAGCGGGTGCAAAGCGCCTATTGAATCCCACCATACAGCGCGCACTGTGTGCGACCGGCTCCAGTACTGCAACACCCGCCTGATCAATCGCGACGGGCTTTTCGCAATACACACGGAGATTCTTTTCAAGCGCTGCTCGAATATGCAGCGGATGCAAGTAGTTCGGTGTCGCGATTAGAATATTGTCCGCGCCGTGAGCGTCCAACATAGCCTGATAGTCACCATAGGTGTTGGGGATATCAAATGCCTTGGCCAAATTATTACACGTCACAACGGTGTTGGAACAAATCGCGACGACGCCGCCTCCGGTCTTACGGATCGCGGGGATCAGCACCGATGCCGTATATGTTCCGGCACCCGCGACCATCCATTGCGGTTGCCGGCACTTCACGGCTCCCCTTTGTCGACGAATGGCACCAACCGGCAATACAGCGGCCTGCATGTGGAGATCATGGCCAGCCCACTCGTTCAAAACATCTGCGGCGCTGAGCAGCTGTTCATCGAATAGCCCATTGTGGATTTCTGCACTCGTATAATGTGACTTGAGGACAATCCCGGACGAGCACACAAACACACTTTCTCGTGAGCTCTCGATCGACATCACACGAACGGCATCGACCGAGAGTGGACGGGGCAGCCGGCGATAATACACATATCTGAGCAACTGCGTCAGACCGATTTGGCGGTACAACGCGAGAAACTCAGTCCCCAAAGCGACCAAAGATCGCAAACACCGAATCGCCCGTCCTCGGGGCGCTTCGGTGGGCGGCACAGCTTTCCTGAGAGTGTAGCCGGCAATCAGTTTGAATGCGGGCAGCCCCGTACCCCAGACCAGTGGATCGATCTCGGTTCGAAAAAGCTTGCCCTTCCAACGCAAAAAAAGATCAACCTGTGCTTGCGACTCCACGCGCCCCCCACATGGCTTTCTCAATTCAACGGTCTACCTGACGGCACGGCTCCAAGTCGCAGCAAGTAAGAGAATAATGGATCTCGCTACGACCCTGCATAATAATTTTTGCCGCCGGCGTTACGCGACCATATCCATCACTATAGTCATATTGCACCCGCTCATGTTGAAGCGCCTCTCGAATAGAAAGTTCCCATCTCACATCCGACATGCCAATCAATTGATACCGATCCCCATCTTGCACAACGCGCCAGCATGGCGCGAAATGGATCGCGCTGACAACCGAACGGGCTTCCAACAGATCAACTCGGCACCGATCGCTCACATCAATACCGCGGCTATGGACTCTCACCTCGCGCATCACAGGCACGCGATGCGCTGCGACAATAAACCCCTCATGCTCGACGGAATAACGCTCACCATCCGCTTGGAGATCATGCGACCAAAACACGCGGGGCGCGTGGGAAACTTCGAATAACCCGGGCCCCAACACACACATCTCCGCTCCATCGATCCGCGTGATGTTATGCATCGCTGCAGAGCGGTACAAATTGCGAAGCGCCCGGTCTTGAAAATAGATATTCGTGCCCGGGTCCACAACCAGTGCCCCCACAGACGTCTCTACGGTATAACTGCCGACATCACAATGGCCATGCCCACCACGTCCGCTCATCCCAATATCAGCAAAATCGATCACCATTTTTCCCCATGAATATCTGGCGGCTCCATACCCAGCAACGCGAAATATTCGCCGACCGGGAGAATCGGAAACTCCATTCGGTCGGTGGCAGGCGCCGGTAAACATCAGATATTCGACATCGACACCGCCCGAGCCAACCAGCAGCCCATCCGGACTGAGCGCTTCCACAAGGGCGAAAAATGTCCGCGCATCATTGATATCGTCGACAACCCCGAGGGTAAAACCACGTTCCGTGCTTGCATCACCAAATGCCGGCAACATCCCTTGCGCAGTTACCATGGCCCGCAGGAAGGCTGCCATCCGCTGTAAATACGGCAGCACATCACGGACACCATAGTTGGCCGCCAGGAGTAATAACTCCCCAATGAATCGGCTGTACGCAAAAGACCCCTCGCGCGTAAAACCGTCGGCATCAATTTGCTGCTCGCATTCTTGCAATAAACGCCGTTCCCACAACGAGAGTTGTTCACGCGCGAGTGTCGTCCGGATAAACGTTTTCAGGAAAACGATACACGCCACACATTCGCAAAAAGCAAAATTGTTTCTCCGATCGTAGTGCATCGTGTTGTACATTTGCAAATAGGCATACTCACGAAAGGCCTCTCGCGTGATCCAACGCACAAGGTCCGCCGCCTCCGGTATGTCTGCAAATAATTGCAACGCCAGCATCCAATGAATCAACCGCTGCGCCACATTGAGTGTAATCACATACGCGACCCCATAACCGACTCGAAAAGTCGCCCGCCAGTGCCGCAATACTGTTTCGAGACGGCTCAGATAATCGGGATTGCGCGTGCACCGATAGGCCAATGCAAAGAGGGGAACAAAGCCATGCTTGCTCCACTCGATCGGGAACATGTAATCGCCGTATCGTGCTCCACTGTCACCATACTGCGAATAATCGAGCCGCTGCTGGTGACGGCAAGGGAACACACGTCCAGACTGCGCATCCAATGACCAGTGAGGGCATGTATCGCAATACTGCTGCAACGCGCTGGCGATCGACGGCTGGGTCGCGATGATATGGTTCCACGCGACGATATCGATTGAGACACGCGGCAAGTACATCTGCGGATACAACGACTGACCTCGAAGACGCCGTTGCGCCTGTTGCGAGATCAGTAGACTATCAATCCCCGACCACCCACAAAGCGCATACGTCGCGCGACGAGAAATTCGCCGAACAGAGGCTCGCACTCCATAATACCGGATTTTCCTTAGACACGCTGAAAGACTGTTAACAATTTTTTCCATATGCGCCGTCGAATAAAATACCGCTTTTGTAAAATATTCATCAGTTTAAACAAACGGCGGATACGGCCCGTTGGTGAGCGGTAAAGAAATTTCCAAAACCAATTGTATTTGGCAACGCGGATCTGCACGAGTAACAATAAAGCCGCCACGAGATCCATAGGTCCCCATGGCATCAACCGCGCATTGGCAATGCGTGGAACGCGCGCCGTAAATAGGCGGCGGAGAAACCAACGCGCTCCCAAACCTTGTTTTTTGTATTGTAGCGGACCGTATTGACTTCTCACCACACGATCCGCCGATAATGCTTCGACGATGAGCCGCTGCTGTCCCAGCATCGTCCGAAGAACTTCTTCCCCAGCGGCGGTCCGAGCCACCAACACTGAATAGCCACCATCTTTGCGATCCAAGTATTCCTGCAGCCAGGCATCGCCCAGTGAAATGTCGGCCAATTCATTGAAATGATCGGCACAATAGAGACAGGCCGGCAAGATTCCCGCAAATGCGACGTGATCGCGCACCTCTCCCTCGATCTCGTCCACCTCTCCATCGGAAAAGGTCACTTGCGTATGACCAGGCCAGTGCCCTTTCCGAGAGAGCAGTTGTGTGACCTGCGGTCGCCGCTCGGACGGAATCCGAGACCGCAGATATTCCGTCACTCGAAAATGGCTTGCGTAGCCACAAAAAATGCCGAGCCTGAGCACGATGCGCTCATTCAATTTTTTAATCCGCAAACCAGCTTTACGCAAACTATCCTGCTGGCACGGGATCCCGACAACCGCAACCTTCCGAAAATTACCATAAATAATTTGGTCAACCGCCGCCATCGCAGGAATCGGCACATAATGAGATCCCGCACCGGAGGCCAGATCCTGCGGAGACGTTACTATGATCCCCTGATAATCCATCGGCCCACGAAAGCCCGGCACGACAATCAATGCACCATCAATACGGCCCTGATCAAACATCCAAGTCAGAATTTCCGTAATGACCCCTCCGCTTGCGCCGGAAAGACGACGTTCAGCATTACTTGAATAGCCTACGAAACATTCTCGATACCGACCCAACAATGGGTGTTCGCGTGCCGATTCCCGCTCAAACACTTGTTGCTCCAACACTCGATAATCAACCGCATCCATGACACAGGTATCTCGGCACAACGTGCATTTTTCACACCGCTTCTCATCGAGAACACGAAGCTTCCACCCATCAAGTGTAAATGATTGAATCTGTAAATTCTTCTTTGCACCGAGACCGGGGCAAACGCCCAGACATGCACCGCAATAACAACACTGATCGCTGTTGGCGATATCCAATACATGAGGAGGATGA is from Deltaproteobacteria bacterium and encodes:
- a CDS encoding Gfo/Idh/MocA family oxidoreductase, which produces MESQAQVDLFLRWKGKLFRTEIDPLVWGTGLPAFKLIAGYTLRKAVPPTEAPRGRAIRCLRSLVALGTEFLALYRQIGLTQLLRYVYYRRLPRPLSVDAVRVMSIESSRESVFVCSSGIVLKSHYTSAEIHNGLFDEQLLSAADVLNEWAGHDLHMQAAVLPVGAIRRQRGAVKCRQPQWMVAGAGTYTASVLIPAIRKTGGGVVAICSNTVVTCNNLAKAFDIPNTYGDYQAMLDAHGADNILIATPNYLHPLHIRAALEKNLRVYCEKPVAIDQAGVAVLEPVAHSARCMVGFNRRFAPAIQALRRHPAYQRCGSALLLHYLVNFGSAIPPGTADRRSGGGVLHMACCHYLDLIEYLGGAKVVAVQVMSAVCESRMQNSTALSFVVNLQLENRAVGTLSFSTRGDRAWDVKERLIVVGDHLNAVIHDFSTLNINGQTQRFFHDHYGVCEAFRHLREGAASRRGETPLLRDAVRNVNVLLQIERMLAEPSGGSARSTCFGRTS
- a CDS encoding DUF2304 domain-containing protein, giving the protein MNFTGRFIIICLALLLMAIVLLLMRRRAMEVEYGVAWLGGAAVTIFFMAAERVLLKVTHLLGAIYPVSALSLMTFVVIIAFLVFLTARISILSVRLRTMAQYMALKDESASGTQAGCAPPSEHQECRS
- a CDS encoding Coenzyme F420 hydrogenase/dehydrogenase, beta subunit C-terminal domain codes for the protein MTHPPHVLDIANSDQCCYCGACLGVCPGLGAKKNLQIQSFTLDGWKLRVLDEKRCEKCTLCRDTCVMDAVDYRVLEQQVFERESAREHPLLGRYRECFVGYSSNAERRLSGASGGVITEILTWMFDQGRIDGALIVVPGFRGPMDYQGIIVTSPQDLASGAGSHYVPIPAMAAVDQIIYGNFRKVAVVGIPCQQDSLRKAGLRIKKLNERIVLRLGIFCGYASHFRVTEYLRSRIPSERRPQVTQLLSRKGHWPGHTQVTFSDGEVDEIEGEVRDHVAFAGILPACLYCADHFNELADISLGDAWLQEYLDRKDGGYSVLVARTAAGEEVLRTMLGQQRLIVEALSADRVVRSQYGPLQYKKQGLGARWFLRRLFTARVPRIANARLMPWGPMDLVAALLLLVQIRVAKYNWFWKFLYRSPTGRIRRLFKLMNILQKRYFIRRRIWKKLLTVFQRV
- a CDS encoding heparinase II/III family protein; this translates as MAQRLIHWMLALQLFADIPEAADLVRWITREAFREYAYLQMYNTMHYDRRNNFAFCECVACIVFLKTFIRTTLAREQLSLWERRLLQECEQQIDADGFTREGSFAYSRFIGELLLLAANYGVRDVLPYLQRMAAFLRAMVTAQGMLPAFGDASTERGFTLGVVDDINDARTFFALVEALSPDGLLVGSGGVDVEYLMFTGACHRPNGVSDSPGRRIFRVAGYGAARYSWGKMVIDFADIGMSGRGGHGHCDVGSYTVETSVGALVVDPGTNIYFQDRALRNLYRSAAMHNITRIDGAEMCVLGPGLFEVSHAPRVFWSHDLQADGERYSVEHEGFIVAAHRVPVMREVRVHSRGIDVSDRCRVDLLEARSVVSAIHFAPCWRVVQDGDRYQLIGMSDVRWELSIREALQHERVQYDYSDGYGRVTPAAKIIMQGRSEIHYSLTCCDLEPCRQVDR
- a CDS encoding Gfo/Idh/MocA family oxidoreductase yields the protein MRVAILGCGYVADFYMATCSCHPELELCGVFDRDPERLGAFRAYYGVNAFESLDALLHDASIEMVINLTNPRSHYETNRACLLAGKHVYSEKPVAMDPAGAAELMALAQTKGVALGSAPCSVLGETAQTIWHALSAGAIGTVRLVYVNFDAGMTSRQQPWNWRSCSGAQWPAKDEFEVGCTYEHAAYFLTWLVAFFGPVRRVTAFASCQIPDKGIAVDSRTPDFTLGCLEFDERIVARATTSIVAPLDKSLMIVGDEGVLYTKDIRDDAAPVYIRHHVQRRLCGAFEYRFEHWRTRWERWLNWIPWNWGHHWQLNWKVPFARKPTLRSSGRYKPIDFCRGPVEMVSALQARRPHRLSASLAIHVTEVIQVLQYPERFGFRYDIRTTCDRMEPLLRECLS
- a CDS encoding glycosyltransferase family 39 protein produces the protein MINKDRLMEPAPVARPDQNQHIRSMSRSLFWGMVVFTSAQFFWLWWKSSLGFDESLYLIAARNLYERGTFSFQNDFTPLTLLPLYSFVSAPFFALLHDPEWIDCVVHLCSAMWLGFATGQLTKTLFGNRAACLLLYLLAVLPATNVTILYSGTQVLYLAFFTTAAWCLWSAVQSQRVGMMLAAGASVGAALWARAEGLLLAVGLCGTLLGLLRWRRIRWSTGWLLILCYAAPITLAQVGKQWWFDALDPGNVVGGKLVRMLEVGGDLFQFEGMGKSGDFQAVLRDAELSFQSEFSGAEVPAGLSDLQILWHLATVKPTFFLKRIVKNVRFFCYSLPSLQVFPFFLFPLLGVCMCFVARARESAVGLFWLSSGLALPSLGYLVFGVSNRYLVPLTIPLAVMVGASFDCMLNRCSVWGRPIVAAVLLLLGCASLVYVGYQRTATYLRPTVQQSIMACYQRVTRHLELQHLENPAVITTNPKPILYGGLNVRWRNLNDVVRALPAVGHEYVEAIVYTFGPAEQEHLEAFQRVGYRSELLCEGDGFQVVQLHAQRR
- a CDS encoding glycosyltransferase family 2 protein gives rise to the protein MRKGLIIIPAYNEGTNLEAVLRALLMPGRRETCDVDVLVVDDASDDQTRGIAISQGVLCVTHPCNLGYATALQTGMRYALQRDYAFCIFFDADGQHDPEALVRLIHERGTTGADMVIGSRYLQRGMALPASRLRHWGSVLFACFVSLLTGHRFTDTTSGLRLLTRRGMHWLVQETLGDFNAETIVYLIWRGARVVEIPIQARPRLAGVSMHSLTHASFYPFKTVLLTVVLLIKAISVRRALR